The following coding sequences lie in one Phragmites australis chromosome 8, lpPhrAust1.1, whole genome shotgun sequence genomic window:
- the LOC133927087 gene encoding uncharacterized protein LOC133927087 isoform X1, with protein sequence MEAGGSCSGRVGGAEAAEEYQVMSEVHLGCPPGFSGLHVSRFTFSSRPLGPCGVCDGDGSSKSELVAATSGSCGLPDAVAVDEDGDLVLDRRKRKKDVRSDYHVLTIQHGVTSSLKSVGLQVWKAALLLTDFVLHKSFTSSDFDGVTAIEIGAGTGLVGLIQARVARRIFITDRGVDILDNCLANVRLNSSMLKFDKANFCVRELDWKMSWPPPVGTCDPSDPSLRYFWSASEIEEAEKATILFAADVIYSDDLTDLFFDTVKKLMSSGAKKVLYLALEKRYNFSLDELDVVANGYAHFRSFFTVQYECGHRDGTSKPGFVGKQIDLAEIPQYIREYERGKDLELWRIMYTLDQKQQ encoded by the exons ATGGAAGCCGGAGGCAGCTGCAGCGGCCGAGTAGGAGgagcggaggcggcggaggagtaTCAGGTGATGAGCGAGGTGCACCTGGGCTGCCCGCCGGGATTCTCGGGCCTCCACGTCTCCCGCTTCACCTTCTCCTCACGGCCGCTAG GGCCATGTGGGGTTTGCGACGGCGATGGCAGCAGCAAGAGCGAGCTGGTCGCGGCGACGAGCGGTTCTT GTGGTTTGCCTGATGCTGTTGCCGTGGATGAAGATGGAGATCTCGTTCTCGACcggaggaaaagaaagaaagatg TTCGAAGTGACTACCATGTGCTCACCATTCAGCACGGTGTCACCAGCTCGCTCAAGAGCGTTGGGCTTCAG GTTTGGAAAGCGGCCTTGTTATTAACTGACTTTGTGTTGCACAAAAGCTTCACATCTTCCGACTTTGATGGTGTTACTGCCATAGAGATTGGAGCCGGAACAG GTTTGGTAGGGTTGATACAAGCTCGAGTTGCTAGAAGAATTTTCATTACAG ATAGAGGAGTTGATATCTTGGATAACTGCTTGGCTAATGTCCGTCTCAACTCTAGTATGCTAAAGTTTGACAAAGCTAACTTCTGTGTACGGGAACTGGACTGGAAAATGTCATGGCCTCCACCTGTGGGTACATGTGATCCATCTGAtccaag TTTAAGGTACTTTTGGTCTGCAAGTGAAATTGAAGAGGCTGAGAAAGCAACAATCCTGTTCGCAGCAGATGTAATTTACAGTGATGATCTTACTGATTTGTTCTTTGACACAGTGAAGAAATTGATGTCCAGTGGTGCTAAGAAG GTGTTATACTTGGCCCTGGAGAAGAGATATAACTTCAGTCTGGACGAACTAGACGTTGTGGCCAATGGTTACGCGCACTTCAGAAGTTTCTTCACGGTTCAATATG AATGCGGTCATCGGGACGGTACATCGAAACCCGGTTTTGTTGGAAAGCAGATAGACCTTGCAGAGATTCCTCAATATATCAGAGAATATGAGAGGGGCAAGGATTTAGAGTTGTGGAGGATTATGTACACTCTAGACCAAAAACAGCAGTAA
- the LOC133927087 gene encoding uncharacterized protein LOC133927087 isoform X2 — MRLLGRAWTVLSFDSALSGPCGVCDGDGSSKSELVAATSGSCGLPDAVAVDEDGDLVLDRRKRKKDVRSDYHVLTIQHGVTSSLKSVGLQVWKAALLLTDFVLHKSFTSSDFDGVTAIEIGAGTGLVGLIQARVARRIFITDRGVDILDNCLANVRLNSSMLKFDKANFCVRELDWKMSWPPPVGTCDPSDPSLRYFWSASEIEEAEKATILFAADVIYSDDLTDLFFDTVKKLMSSGAKKVLYLALEKRYNFSLDELDVVANGYAHFRSFFTVQYECGHRDGTSKPGFVGKQIDLAEIPQYIREYERGKDLELWRIMYTLDQKQQ; from the exons ATGAGATTACTGGGAAGGGCATGGACCGTCCTGAGCTTTGATTCGGCACTTTCAGGGCCATGTGGGGTTTGCGACGGCGATGGCAGCAGCAAGAGCGAGCTGGTCGCGGCGACGAGCGGTTCTT GTGGTTTGCCTGATGCTGTTGCCGTGGATGAAGATGGAGATCTCGTTCTCGACcggaggaaaagaaagaaagatg TTCGAAGTGACTACCATGTGCTCACCATTCAGCACGGTGTCACCAGCTCGCTCAAGAGCGTTGGGCTTCAG GTTTGGAAAGCGGCCTTGTTATTAACTGACTTTGTGTTGCACAAAAGCTTCACATCTTCCGACTTTGATGGTGTTACTGCCATAGAGATTGGAGCCGGAACAG GTTTGGTAGGGTTGATACAAGCTCGAGTTGCTAGAAGAATTTTCATTACAG ATAGAGGAGTTGATATCTTGGATAACTGCTTGGCTAATGTCCGTCTCAACTCTAGTATGCTAAAGTTTGACAAAGCTAACTTCTGTGTACGGGAACTGGACTGGAAAATGTCATGGCCTCCACCTGTGGGTACATGTGATCCATCTGAtccaag TTTAAGGTACTTTTGGTCTGCAAGTGAAATTGAAGAGGCTGAGAAAGCAACAATCCTGTTCGCAGCAGATGTAATTTACAGTGATGATCTTACTGATTTGTTCTTTGACACAGTGAAGAAATTGATGTCCAGTGGTGCTAAGAAG GTGTTATACTTGGCCCTGGAGAAGAGATATAACTTCAGTCTGGACGAACTAGACGTTGTGGCCAATGGTTACGCGCACTTCAGAAGTTTCTTCACGGTTCAATATG AATGCGGTCATCGGGACGGTACATCGAAACCCGGTTTTGTTGGAAAGCAGATAGACCTTGCAGAGATTCCTCAATATATCAGAGAATATGAGAGGGGCAAGGATTTAGAGTTGTGGAGGATTATGTACACTCTAGACCAAAAACAGCAGTAA